From the Paludibacterium paludis genome, one window contains:
- the yiaY gene encoding L-threonine dehydrogenase produces the protein MTITAFYIPSLNLMGAGSLADAVARMKDLGFRRALVVTDAGIVKAGLADKVVRLLADQDIRGFVFDGVKPNPTTANVAAGLDLLRANQCDVVISLGGGSPHDCAKGIALVAVNGGKIADYEGVDKSAKPQLPLVAINTTAGTASEMTRFCIITDESRHVKMAIVDKHTTPILSVNDPETMAGMPPGLTAATGMDALTHAVEAYVSTAATPITDACALKAISLISGYLRRAVKDGADMEAREQMAYAQFLAGMAFNNASLGYVHAMAHQLGGFYDLPHGVCNAVLLPHVQAFNARAAADRLVDVAVALGETEKSSDAALAAIRRLSADVGIPAGLTDLGVKDADIPVLATNALKDACGFTNPIQASHEEIMGIFRSAM, from the coding sequence ATGACGATTACCGCTTTCTACATTCCCTCCCTGAACCTGATGGGCGCCGGCAGCCTCGCGGATGCCGTGGCGCGCATGAAGGATCTGGGGTTCCGACGGGCGCTGGTGGTGACGGACGCCGGCATCGTCAAAGCCGGGCTGGCCGACAAGGTGGTACGGCTGCTGGCGGATCAGGATATCCGTGGTTTCGTGTTCGACGGCGTCAAGCCCAATCCCACCACCGCGAACGTGGCGGCCGGGCTTGACCTGCTGCGCGCCAATCAGTGCGACGTGGTGATCTCCCTGGGCGGCGGTTCTCCGCACGACTGCGCCAAGGGCATCGCGCTCGTGGCCGTGAACGGCGGCAAAATCGCCGACTACGAGGGCGTCGACAAATCGGCCAAGCCGCAATTGCCGCTGGTGGCGATCAATACGACGGCCGGCACGGCCAGCGAAATGACCCGTTTCTGCATCATCACCGACGAGTCACGCCACGTGAAAATGGCCATCGTCGACAAGCACACCACGCCCATTCTGTCCGTCAACGATCCGGAAACCATGGCCGGCATGCCGCCGGGCTTGACCGCCGCGACCGGGATGGATGCGTTGACCCATGCCGTGGAAGCGTATGTGTCGACGGCCGCCACGCCGATCACCGATGCCTGTGCGCTCAAGGCGATTTCGCTGATCAGCGGCTATTTGCGCCGCGCGGTGAAGGATGGCGCCGACATGGAGGCCCGCGAGCAGATGGCCTACGCGCAATTTCTCGCCGGCATGGCGTTCAACAATGCGTCGCTGGGCTATGTGCACGCGATGGCGCACCAGTTGGGCGGGTTTTACGATTTGCCGCACGGCGTGTGCAATGCGGTGCTGTTGCCGCACGTGCAGGCCTTCAACGCGCGCGCGGCGGCGGACCGGCTCGTCGATGTCGCCGTGGCGCTCGGCGAAACCGAGAAATCCTCCGATGCGGCGCTCGCCGCGATCCGCCGCCTGTCCGCCGATGTCGGTATTCCCGCCGGCCTGACCGACCTTGGCGTCAAGGACGCGGATATCCCGGTGCTGGCGACCAACGCGCTCAAGGATGCGTGCGGGTTCACCAACCCCATCCAGGCCAGTCATGAAGAAATCATGGGGATTTTCCGGTCGGCGATGTAA
- a CDS encoding vWA domain-containing protein: MLINFFFALRDADIPVSLREFLTLLEALKRQVAFGSLESFYFLARTCLVKDERHFDRFDRVFGHVFHGAELNLEDLARELPEEWLKKQIEKYLTDEEKARIDALGYDKLMETLRERLREQQERHQGGNRWIGTGGTSPFGAFGYNPEGIRIGQDTSRHRRAVKVWDKREFRNLDDSVELGTRNIKVALKRLREFARDGAAEELDLEATIGATAKNAGLLDIRLRPEMHNAVKVLVLFDIGGSMDDHIRVCEELFSAARSEFKHLEYYYFHNCVYETVWKDNQRRHGHTLSTLELIRTYGEDYKLILVGDATMSPYEIAYPGGSVEHMNEEAGAVWLGRLLAHFRHAIWLNPVAEGYWDYTPSVKMIRELMGDRHYPLTLDGINRAMKHLKRPRA; this comes from the coding sequence ATGTTGATCAATTTCTTTTTTGCCTTGCGTGACGCAGACATCCCCGTTTCGCTCAGAGAGTTCCTGACGCTTCTGGAAGCGCTCAAGCGCCAGGTCGCGTTCGGCAGCCTGGAAAGCTTTTATTTTCTCGCGCGCACCTGCCTCGTCAAGGACGAGCGCCATTTCGACCGCTTCGATCGCGTATTTGGCCATGTGTTTCACGGCGCCGAACTGAATCTCGAGGATCTGGCACGCGAACTGCCCGAAGAGTGGCTGAAAAAACAAATCGAAAAATATCTGACCGACGAAGAAAAGGCGCGGATCGACGCGCTCGGCTACGACAAACTGATGGAAACGTTGCGCGAACGCCTCAGGGAGCAGCAGGAACGCCACCAGGGTGGCAACCGCTGGATCGGCACCGGTGGCACGAGCCCCTTCGGCGCCTTTGGCTACAACCCCGAAGGCATCCGCATCGGACAGGACACTTCGCGTCACCGCCGCGCGGTGAAGGTCTGGGACAAACGGGAATTTCGCAACCTTGACGACAGCGTCGAACTGGGCACCCGCAACATCAAGGTCGCCCTGAAGCGGTTGCGCGAATTCGCGCGCGACGGCGCGGCAGAAGAACTCGATCTGGAAGCCACGATCGGCGCGACCGCGAAGAACGCCGGCCTGCTGGACATTCGCCTGCGTCCGGAAATGCATAACGCGGTCAAGGTCCTGGTGCTCTTCGATATCGGCGGTTCGATGGACGATCACATCCGGGTCTGCGAAGAGCTGTTTTCCGCCGCGCGCAGCGAATTCAAGCATCTTGAGTACTATTATTTCCACAATTGCGTCTACGAAACCGTCTGGAAAGACAACCAGCGGCGTCACGGCCACACACTGTCCACGCTGGAGCTGATCCGGACCTACGGGGAAGACTACAAGTTGATTCTGGTGGGCGACGCGACCATGAGTCCGTACGAGATCGCCTACCCTGGCGGCAGCGTGGAGCACATGAACGAAGAGGCCGGCGCGGTCTGGCTTGGCCGGCTGCTCGCGCACTTCCGCCACGCGATCTGGCTCAACCCGGTCGCCGAAGGCTATTGGGACTATACTCCGTCGGTGAAAATGATCCGCGAGCTGATGGGGGATCGGCACTATCCGCTGACACTGGACGGCATCAACCGGGCCATGAAGCACCTCAAGCGTCCCCGCGCGTGA
- a CDS encoding type 4 pilus major pilin, whose product MFFRKNAVQHAIESNDASLKNQRGVSLNEFILYSGLAALAIAATLAGYQVAKSSNDYNNIADGMTRTKAQLMTAFSSGVNTGASFNNLKASLPAEWKVDATTKIAGAGPMKGVKFDLTPDATDSTLLTLDMANVPQDICMKAIPMLGGGWNAASKVGSATTIVDANGNLQAGSIAGGCTDATNNTVDLAFNI is encoded by the coding sequence ATGTTCTTCCGCAAAAACGCCGTACAACACGCCATCGAATCCAACGACGCTTCGCTGAAAAACCAGCGCGGTGTCAGCCTTAACGAATTCATCCTGTACTCCGGTCTCGCCGCCCTGGCCATCGCCGCCACCCTGGCCGGCTATCAGGTCGCCAAGTCGTCCAACGACTACAACAACATCGCCGACGGCATGACCCGCACCAAGGCCCAGCTGATGACCGCGTTCAGCAGCGGCGTGAACACTGGCGCCAGCTTCAACAACCTGAAAGCCTCGCTGCCGGCCGAATGGAAGGTCGATGCAACGACCAAAATCGCTGGTGCGGGCCCGATGAAGGGCGTCAAGTTCGACCTGACCCCGGACGCCACCGACAGCACTCTGCTGACCCTGGACATGGCCAACGTACCGCAAGACATTTGCATGAAGGCCATTCCGATGCTCGGTGGTGGCTGGAATGCGGCCTCCAAGGTCGGTTCCGCGACAACCATCGTCGACGCCAACGGCAACCTGCAAGCCGGCTCGATTGCTGGTGGATGTACCGATGCCACCAACAATACCGTCGACTTGGCTTTTAACATCTAA
- a CDS encoding lytic transglycosylase domain-containing protein: MTLRNTYRSLMGALITALLLLAPTLCRADTNVAECFQAAAQTYQIDPYLLLAIAQTESGLHPDVVNVNRTADGRRASFDMGLMQINSGWLPQLQKYGITRASLIEPCTNIRVGAWILAGLIQKHGHVWESIGAYNASCGGKNQTTCRRLRDRYIRKVATHYEWIRQRRPF; this comes from the coding sequence ATGACACTACGCAACACCTACCGATCCCTGATGGGGGCCCTGATAACCGCCCTGCTGCTGCTCGCGCCCACCCTGTGCCGGGCCGATACCAATGTGGCCGAATGTTTTCAGGCGGCGGCCCAAACCTACCAGATCGATCCTTATCTGTTGCTCGCCATCGCCCAGACCGAGTCCGGACTGCACCCGGACGTGGTGAATGTCAACCGCACCGCCGATGGCCGCCGCGCCTCATTCGACATGGGCCTCATGCAAATCAACAGCGGATGGCTGCCGCAGTTGCAAAAGTACGGCATCACCCGCGCCAGCCTGATCGAGCCATGCACCAACATCCGGGTCGGCGCGTGGATTCTCGCCGGCCTGATCCAGAAACACGGCCATGTCTGGGAGTCGATCGGCGCCTACAACGCGTCGTGCGGCGGCAAAAACCAGACCACCTGCCGCCGTCTGCGCGACCGCTATATCCGCAAGGTCGCCACTCACTACGAATGGATCCGGCAACGCCGGCCATTCTGA